Proteins encoded in a region of the Strix uralensis isolate ZFMK-TIS-50842 chromosome Z, bStrUra1, whole genome shotgun sequence genome:
- the PLK2 gene encoding serine/threonine-protein kinase PLK2 encodes MELLRTIAYPPGGGGTKCCEAALGRAAGGESRRKKAEEQPHPHSHPAAEVSRIITDPTTGKRYCRGKVLGKGGFAKCYEMTDLTTNKVYAAKIIPHSRVAKPHQREKIDKEIELHRMLNHRHVVQFYHYFEDRENIYILLEYCSRRSMAHILKARKVLTEPEVRYYLRQIVSGLKYLHEQEILHRDLKLGNFFINENMELKLGDFGLAARLEPLEHRRRTICGTPNYLSPEVLNKQGHGCESDIWALGCVMYTMLLGRPPFETTNLKETYRCIREARYSLPSSLLAPAKHLIASMLSKNPEDRPSLDEIIRHEFFLQGFTPDRLSASCCHTVPDFHLSSPAKNFFKKAAAALFGGKKDKARYFDTQNRVAKEDEEIYKLRHDLKKTSITQQPHKHRTDEEIQPLIATVAKPGALPETKQIGDSIRMIVRGTLGSCSSSSECLEDSTMGSVADTVARVLRGCLENMPEADSIPKEQLTASFQWVTKWVDYSNKYGFGYQLSDHTVGVLFNNGAHMSLLPDKKTVHYYAELGQCSVFSATEAPEQFISQVTVLKYFSHYMEENLMDGGDLPSLTDIRRPRLYLLQWLKSDKALMMLFNDGTFQVNFYHDHTKIIICNQSEEYLLTYINEERISTTFRLTTLLVSGCSLELKHRMEYALNMLLQRCN; translated from the exons ATGGAGCTGCTGCGGACCATCGCCTacccgccgggcggcggcggcaccaAGTGCTGCGAAGCGGCGCTGGGCAGAGCGGCCGGCGGCGAGTCGCGGAGGAAGAAGGCGGAGGAGCAGCCGCACCCGCACTCCCACCCCGCCGCCGAGGTCTCCCGGATTATAACCGATCCCACGACGGGGAAGCGCTACTGCCGCGGAAAGGTGCTTGGAAAG GGTGGATTTGCCAAGTGTTATGAGATGACAGATTTGACAACAAATAAAGTTTATGCTGCAAAAATCATTCCTCACAGCAGAGTAGCAAAACCTCATCAAAGGGAAAAG ATTGATAAAGAGATTGAGCTGCACAGAATGCTTAATCATAGACATGTTGTGCAGTTTTACCACTACTTTGAAGACAGAGAGAATATTTACATTCTTCTGGAGTACTGCAGTAGAAGG tcaATGGCTCACATCTTAAAAGCGAGGAAGGTATTGACAGAACCAGAAGTACGATACTACCTCAGGCAAATTGTGTCAGGGCTAAAGTATCTTCATGAACAGGAAATCTTGCACAGGGATCTTAAACTAG GTAACTTCTTCATTAATGAGAACATGGAACTGAAACTGGGTGACTTTGGCTTGGCAGCTAGGCTGGAACCACTGGAGCACAGGAGGAG AACAATATGTGGCACACCAAATTACCTCTCTCCAGAAGTCCTCAACAAACAAGGGCACGGCTGTGAATCTGATATCTGGGCCTTGGGCTGTGTAAT GTATACAATGCTGTTGGGAAGACCCCCATTTGAGACCACAAATCTTAAAGAAACATATAGATGTATAAGAGAAGCAAGATACAGCTTGCCTTCATCTCTCTTGGCACCTGCAAAACACTTAATAGCTAGTATGTTGTCCAAAAATCCTGAAGATCGGCCCAGTTTAGATGAAATAATTCGACATGAATTTTTCTTACAG GGCTTTACACCCGATAGACTTTCTGCTAGCTGTTGTCACACCGTTCCTGATTTCCATTTGTCAAGTCCTGCTAAAAACTTCTTCAAaaaagcagctgctgctctctttGGTGGTAAAAAGGATAAAGCCCGATACTTCGACACACAAA ACAGAGTAGctaaagaagatgaagaaatctACAAGCTCAGGCATGATTTGAAGAAGACATCGATAACCCAGCAGCCCCACAAACACAGAACAGATGAG GAGATCCAGCCTCTTATCGCAACAGTAGCAAAGCCGGGAGCATTGCCAGAAACTAAGCAGATTGGAGATTCTATTCGAATGATAGTCAGAGGAACTTTGGGAAGCTGCAGCAGTAGCAGTGAAT GCCTGGAAGACAGTACCATGGGAAGTGTTGCTGATACAGTTGCAAGGGTATTGCGAGGATGTCTGGAGAACATGCCAGAAGCAGACAGCATTCCCAAAGAGCAGCTGACAGCATCCTTCCAGTGGGTTACAAAATGGGTGGACTACTCTAACAAGTATGGCTTTGGGTACCAGCTGTCGGATCACACTGTTGGTGTCCTTTTCAACAATGGGGCGCATATGAGCCTTCTGCCAGACAAAAA GACAGTCCACTACTATGCTGAGTTAGGCCAGTGCTCTGTCTTCTCAGCCACAGAGGCTCCTGAACAGTTCATTAGCCAAGTAACTGTACTGAAGTATTTCTCTCACTACATGGAAGAGAACCTCATGGAT GGAGGAGATTTACCCAGCCTAACAGACATACGCAGGCCCAGGCTTTACCTCTTGCAGTGGCTGAAATCTGATAAAGCATTAATGATGCTCTTCAATGATGGCACATTTCAA GTGAACTTCTATCATGATCACACGAAAATCATCATTTGCAATCAGAGTGAGGAGTATCTCCTTACCTACATCAATGAAGAGAGGATATCCACAACGTTTCGTCTGACAACTCTTCTGGTTTCTGGATGCTCGCTGGAACTAAAACACAGAATGGAATACGCTCTAAACATGCTGCTGCAGCGATGTAACTGA